In the Chryseobacterium sp. MYb264 genome, one interval contains:
- a CDS encoding T9SS type A sorting domain-containing protein yields MKKFYLFTLLFLFACFTNAQIKVQGVPRNDLPQNLAAQSQNLTTTTLPFSDIQYWVGTGTNEAALVVQWNDNKNPDALVWGFRWNGTATGEDMLKAIAKADHRFYTLLRQGTQFGTAVGGIGFDLNGINSNALYKNGDTMYPLYPSDGIINSSEYDFDSYTAADTNDHWKSGWTTGYWSYWVKDATDTDFGYSGLGASNRQLENGSCDVWNFYVDMNSFPISSTLTPVSPYVNSTDFTNGYFIVNEEWFGHTNGSVNFVNPNGTVNYRIYSNVNNNEAFGATTQFGTIYGDKFYFVSKQAADGGDTQYAPGGRLVVANAQTMQKIASFNTIGGGDGRSFLGVNEHKGYIGASNGIYTFDIDNMQVGSLIPTTGGGSAYAGQIGNMIRTSQYVFAVKQAAGIFVIDPNTDTVIQTISGAFNSIVQAKDGSIWAIMEQKLVNIHPTTFATTAYDIPSTKYFTSWGAWNAGSFTASKQNNTLYWINGTGSFTSGTQIVKFDVATKTFNENFATIPGQTGSFPQIPYGAALRVNPTTDELILNTTEYGYGAHYQNNWVHTYNNTGTLTNTLKLNDYYWFPAVVVFPDNTNPVVAATFPAQINVNSATSIDLKTIVTDDDNAAASIVKAVKSNSNPNIVSAVINLNDELVLTPQGNGTAEVVISFNSNGKVVEKTLTVNATSGVLSTVEVKKTELSIYPNPATDILNIKTQDKVVNVSIFDASGRLVNAKFENGQVNISTLAKGIYIVKIVTDKAVYQQKLMKK; encoded by the coding sequence ATGAAAAAGTTTTATCTTTTTACATTGCTTTTTCTGTTTGCATGCTTTACCAATGCGCAGATAAAAGTACAGGGTGTGCCCCGAAATGACCTTCCGCAGAATTTAGCTGCGCAAAGTCAGAACCTTACCACTACCACTTTGCCGTTTTCTGATATCCAATATTGGGTAGGAACCGGAACCAACGAAGCCGCTTTGGTGGTTCAGTGGAATGATAATAAAAATCCTGATGCCTTGGTATGGGGGTTCAGATGGAATGGTACAGCGACAGGTGAAGATATGCTGAAAGCCATCGCGAAAGCAGATCACAGATTTTATACGTTATTGAGACAGGGAACTCAGTTTGGTACGGCTGTTGGCGGAATTGGTTTTGATTTAAATGGAATTAATTCCAACGCATTGTACAAAAACGGAGACACGATGTATCCGTTGTATCCGTCAGATGGCATTATTAATTCTTCGGAATATGATTTTGATTCCTATACCGCGGCAGATACCAACGACCACTGGAAATCCGGCTGGACAACCGGGTATTGGTCGTATTGGGTAAAAGACGCTACTGATACCGACTTTGGATATTCAGGATTAGGTGCTTCTAACAGACAGCTGGAAAACGGATCTTGCGATGTTTGGAATTTTTATGTTGATATGAATTCTTTCCCTATTTCTTCTACATTAACTCCGGTTTCACCTTATGTAAATTCTACAGACTTTACCAACGGCTATTTTATTGTAAATGAAGAATGGTTCGGTCATACCAATGGTTCTGTAAATTTTGTTAATCCCAATGGAACCGTTAATTACAGAATTTACAGCAATGTGAATAATAATGAAGCTTTCGGAGCAACAACGCAATTCGGAACAATTTACGGAGATAAATTCTATTTTGTTTCTAAACAGGCTGCTGATGGTGGCGACACACAATACGCACCAGGAGGAAGATTAGTGGTTGCCAATGCACAAACCATGCAAAAAATTGCCAGTTTTAATACGATTGGCGGGGGAGACGGAAGGTCTTTTTTAGGCGTTAACGAACATAAAGGATATATTGGAGCTTCTAACGGAATCTATACTTTTGATATTGATAATATGCAGGTAGGGTCTCTCATTCCTACAACAGGTGGTGGAAGTGCTTATGCAGGACAGATCGGGAATATGATCAGAACTTCTCAATATGTTTTTGCCGTAAAACAGGCAGCCGGAATTTTTGTTATTGATCCTAATACAGATACCGTAATTCAGACAATTTCAGGAGCTTTCAACTCTATTGTTCAGGCTAAAGACGGAAGTATCTGGGCAATTATGGAACAGAAACTGGTCAATATTCATCCGACAACTTTTGCAACCACAGCGTATGATATTCCCTCTACCAAATATTTTACATCTTGGGGAGCCTGGAATGCCGGGAGCTTTACGGCAAGTAAGCAAAATAATACCTTGTATTGGATCAACGGAACAGGGAGCTTCACTTCAGGAACACAGATTGTGAAGTTTGATGTAGCTACCAAAACATTCAATGAAAATTTTGCAACGATTCCTGGGCAAACAGGATCATTTCCTCAAATTCCTTACGGAGCGGCACTGCGTGTGAATCCAACAACAGATGAATTGATTCTTAACACTACAGAATACGGTTATGGAGCTCATTATCAAAACAACTGGGTTCATACCTATAATAATACAGGAACTTTAACCAACACTTTAAAATTAAACGATTATTACTGGTTCCCGGCTGTAGTTGTTTTCCCGGATAATACAAATCCTGTAGTTGCGGCAACTTTCCCGGCTCAGATTAATGTAAACAGCGCAACATCGATCGATTTAAAAACAATCGTTACAGATGATGATAATGCCGCTGCTTCTATTGTAAAAGCCGTAAAATCAAACAGCAATCCAAATATAGTTTCTGCGGTAATTAATTTGAATGATGAATTGGTTTTAACACCACAAGGAAACGGAACTGCTGAGGTGGTAATAAGTTTCAACTCAAACGGTAAAGTGGTAGAAAAAACGCTGACAGTGAATGCGACAAGCGGAGTTTTATCAACTGTTGAGGTGAAGAAAACTGAACTAAGCATTTACCCTAATCCTGCGACTGATATTCTGAATATCAAGACACAGGATAAGGTGGTAAATGTTTCTATTTTTGATGCATCCGGAAGATTAGTGAATGCTAAATTCGAAAATGGGCAAGTAAATATAAGCACTCTTGCAAAAGGGATTTATATCGTAAAGATTGTTACGGATAAAGCAGTTTATCAACAAAAACTGATGAAGAAATAA
- a CDS encoding MFS transporter has translation MENVKATTIDTTKIVYPILFMISFSHFLNDLIQSTIPSLYPILKGEFSLSFAQIGIITLVFQLTASILQPFVGIYTDKKPNPRSLAIGMGLSMAGLLLLAAAHQYYVILISVALIGMGSSVFHPEASRVAQLASGGQKGLAQSIFQVGGNSGSAIGPLLVALIVLPLGQGYVGVFAIAAFIGIIVLWRIGNWYAERLSLKKSGKHPSDIIEIQLSRKKVIFSVTILLALVFSKYIYLASMTNYFTFFLMDKFHISVKDSQLYLFLFLAAVAVGTILGGKLGDRYGRKKIIWISILGAAPFTLCLPYLPLFWTIIFAVLIGLIIASAFSAILVYATDLMPNKIGLVAGLFFGFMFGMGGIGSAVLGAVADDTSIEYVFKICAFLPLMGIITAFLPNIKGRKK, from the coding sequence ATGGAAAATGTAAAGGCAACAACAATTGACACCACGAAAATTGTCTACCCTATCCTATTTATGATCAGTTTTTCACATTTCCTGAATGATCTGATCCAATCTACTATTCCTTCACTCTATCCCATTCTGAAGGGAGAATTTAGCTTATCTTTTGCTCAAATTGGAATTATCACATTGGTATTTCAATTAACGGCATCCATTTTACAGCCTTTTGTGGGAATTTATACCGATAAAAAGCCTAATCCGAGATCACTGGCAATTGGGATGGGATTATCCATGGCGGGACTATTACTGTTGGCGGCAGCACATCAATATTATGTCATTCTAATCTCCGTCGCACTGATTGGAATGGGATCTTCCGTTTTTCATCCGGAAGCCTCACGAGTAGCACAATTGGCATCCGGTGGACAAAAAGGATTGGCACAATCGATTTTTCAGGTAGGCGGAAATTCAGGAAGCGCCATCGGACCTTTATTAGTCGCTTTAATTGTTCTTCCTTTGGGACAAGGTTACGTAGGAGTTTTTGCCATCGCAGCATTTATCGGAATTATTGTATTATGGAGAATCGGAAACTGGTATGCTGAGAGATTATCGTTAAAGAAATCAGGCAAGCATCCAAGCGATATTATTGAAATACAATTATCACGAAAGAAGGTCATTTTTTCTGTAACGATTTTATTGGCTTTAGTCTTTTCAAAGTATATTTATCTGGCTTCCATGACGAATTATTTTACCTTTTTCCTAATGGATAAATTCCATATCTCGGTAAAAGATTCTCAGCTATACCTCTTCCTGTTTCTTGCTGCTGTGGCAGTCGGAACCATTTTGGGCGGAAAATTAGGTGACCGATACGGAAGAAAAAAAATCATCTGGATCTCTATCTTGGGAGCAGCACCATTTACCCTTTGTTTACCTTATCTTCCTTTATTTTGGACGATTATTTTTGCCGTTTTAATCGGACTGATCATTGCTTCGGCATTTTCAGCAATATTGGTATACGCAACGGACTTAATGCCTAATAAAATTGGATTGGTAGCCGGATTATTCTTCGGATTTATGTTTGGAATGGGAGGAATAGGATCTGCCGTATTGGGAGCTGTTGCCGATGATACTAGCATTGAGTACGTCTTTAAAATCTGCGCTTTTTTACCGTTGATGGGAATCATCACAGCATTTTTACCCAATATCAAAGGAAGAAAAAAATAG
- a CDS encoding TonB-dependent receptor gives MVAKVLTSQLYKVVFAVFVLTAPWLFSQSKKDTVKEKSILPVTIYKKNFKEILPAQTLSGEQLERLNSQSVADALRYFSGVQIKDYGGIGGLKTINVRSLGSQHVGVFYDGIQLGNAQNGLVDLGRYSLDDLEEISLYNGQKSEIFQSAKDFGSSGSIYLQPKTPSFKGNKKTNFVIRLKNASIDLFNPSFRLEQKLSQKISASFSSEFLQSDGVYRYRYAKKFPDGEQAYDTIAKRQDSDLRAKRFETSINGNLNNGNWNVRGYGYISNRGLPGSIVNGRFDARGSRMVDENYFVQAHLRKKLFPKLETQLKAKFAYDYTRFLDTVQSQLIKYSDNT, from the coding sequence ATGGTGGCAAAAGTTCTTACATCTCAACTTTATAAGGTTGTTTTCGCAGTTTTTGTGTTAACAGCGCCATGGTTGTTTTCACAATCCAAAAAAGACACGGTAAAGGAGAAAAGCATTCTTCCGGTTACGATTTATAAAAAGAATTTTAAAGAGATCCTTCCTGCGCAAACGCTTTCTGGAGAACAACTGGAAAGGCTCAACAGTCAGTCGGTGGCCGATGCGCTGAGGTATTTTTCAGGAGTTCAGATCAAAGATTACGGTGGAATAGGTGGTTTGAAAACCATTAATGTTAGAAGCCTTGGAAGCCAGCATGTAGGTGTATTCTATGACGGGATACAGCTGGGAAATGCTCAAAACGGGCTGGTAGATTTGGGAAGATATTCCTTAGATGATCTGGAAGAAATTTCTTTGTATAACGGTCAGAAAAGCGAAATTTTTCAATCGGCAAAAGACTTCGGCTCATCAGGTTCAATTTACTTGCAGCCTAAAACACCTTCTTTTAAGGGGAATAAAAAGACAAATTTTGTCATAAGACTGAAAAATGCTTCTATTGACTTATTTAATCCATCTTTTCGTTTAGAACAAAAATTATCGCAAAAGATTTCTGCAAGTTTTAGTTCTGAGTTTTTGCAAAGTGATGGTGTTTACAGATATCGCTATGCCAAAAAGTTTCCCGACGGAGAGCAGGCGTATGATACGATTGCTAAAAGGCAGGATTCGGATTTGAGGGCGAAACGTTTTGAAACATCCATCAACGGGAATTTAAATAATGGGAACTGGAACGTTCGTGGTTATGGATATATTTCTAATCGTGGCTTACCTGGTTCTATAGTTAACGGGCGTTTTGACGCAAGAGGTTCCAGAATGGTGGATGAAAATTATTTTGTGCAGGCTCATCTAAGAAAAAAGCTATTTCCAAAACTGGAGACTCAGCTGAAAGCGAAATTTGCATACGATTATACCCGTTTTCTGGATACCGTTCAGTCACAGTTGATCAAGTATTCAGATAATACTTAG
- a CDS encoding IS5 family transposase: MLGKIREDLQQNLFKTRLTELINMEHPVVKLAGEISWDKMESEFEKLFSENGRPSIAIRKIAGMLLLKEMFKESDESVIERWIENAYWQYFTGETFFQTEQPFDPSNFVHFRKRIGDKGLEFLLGQSVSLHPKAKTEDEVQVDTTVQEKNITFPTDAKLAKKVIDNCRKIAEKESVVQRQSYRRVSKQLLRDAFFGHHPRRQKKAKMARKKLRTIGKRVLRELERKLPKDVLKGYEDVFKIYLKALTQERTTKDKIYSLHEPQVACIAKGKSGKAYEFGTKVAVVRGRKTGIISSVKRFSGNPHDSKTLEESLAQSERVRKSVGGTRPTKATTDRGFKGIKEVEGTAILLPAKKEKTKYGQQVARLRFRARAAIEPCISHLKRNHSLGLNFLKGVAGDINNALLAGIGYNLKMRLNQIKQQILLWLELVLRIFLGKYNFQSQKTAF; this comes from the coding sequence ATGTTAGGCAAAATAAGAGAGGATTTACAGCAGAATTTATTCAAGACCAGGCTTACGGAGCTTATTAATATGGAGCATCCGGTGGTAAAATTAGCTGGGGAGATTTCCTGGGATAAAATGGAGTCAGAGTTTGAGAAATTATTTTCAGAAAACGGAAGACCTTCTATTGCTATCCGTAAAATAGCAGGAATGCTTTTGCTCAAGGAAATGTTTAAAGAAAGTGATGAAAGTGTAATAGAGAGATGGATTGAGAATGCGTATTGGCAATATTTTACCGGAGAAACCTTTTTCCAGACAGAGCAGCCTTTCGATCCGAGCAATTTTGTACACTTCAGAAAAAGAATTGGAGATAAGGGTTTGGAATTTCTTTTGGGACAAAGCGTTTCTCTCCATCCCAAAGCCAAAACAGAAGATGAAGTTCAGGTAGATACGACGGTTCAGGAGAAGAACATTACCTTTCCTACCGATGCCAAATTAGCAAAAAAAGTAATCGACAATTGTAGAAAAATAGCAGAAAAAGAGAGCGTTGTACAAAGACAAAGCTACAGAAGAGTGAGCAAACAATTATTGCGGGACGCTTTTTTTGGACATCATCCCAGAAGACAGAAGAAGGCAAAAATGGCGAGGAAAAAGCTCAGGACGATTGGTAAAAGAGTTCTTCGGGAATTGGAAAGAAAACTTCCTAAAGATGTTTTGAAAGGCTACGAAGACGTTTTTAAAATTTACCTTAAAGCACTCACCCAAGAACGTACCACGAAAGATAAAATTTACAGTCTTCACGAGCCACAAGTTGCGTGTATTGCGAAAGGAAAATCGGGAAAAGCATACGAGTTTGGGACAAAAGTAGCAGTAGTAAGAGGTCGGAAAACAGGGATCATCAGCTCGGTAAAGAGATTTTCTGGCAATCCTCACGATAGTAAAACTCTTGAAGAATCATTGGCACAGAGTGAGAGGGTAAGAAAATCCGTTGGCGGAACAAGACCTACGAAAGCCACTACAGACAGAGGATTTAAAGGAATCAAAGAAGTGGAAGGAACAGCAATTTTGCTTCCCGCAAAAAAAGAAAAAACAAAATATGGGCAACAAGTAGCCAGATTAAGATTCCGGGCAAGAGCAGCCATAGAACCTTGTATCTCTCATTTAAAAAGAAACCACTCCTTAGGATTAAACTTCCTGAAAGGAGTGGCTGGAGATATTAATAATGCATTATTAGCAGGGATTGGATACAATTTGAAGATGAGATTGAATCAAATCAAACAACAAATTCTTCTTTGGCTCGAACTTGTTCTCCGAATCTTTTTAGGCAAATATAATTTTCAAAGTCAAAAAACAGCTTTTTAA
- a CDS encoding YncE family protein, whose protein sequence is MKKLNFFLLFSIFILLISCRTDEIIVRAEVEEGLAKPENTAIKGFYVLNEGNMGSNKCTLDFFDYSTGTYHRNIYAEINPNVVKELGDVGNDIQIYGGKMYVIVNVSNKIEVLDAKTAKRIKTIPLQNCRYITFKDGKAYASSYAGPVDINPNAPKGKVVEIDTVSLSVQRQVTVGYQPEEMQIVGNQLFVANSGGYMVPNYDKTVSVIDLNSFTETKKIDVAINLHRLKKDSYGDLYVSSRGDYYTVPSTLFLIDATTGSIKKDFHLSVSEMTIVNDKLYFYGNEFNYNTHTYKKSFGIIDVKTEQIISTQIIDQEYIDAIKTPYGIAVNPITEDIYITDARNYVSIGYVYCFDKNGKFKWKTEGGNIPAHFAFLYK, encoded by the coding sequence ATGAAAAAGCTAAACTTTTTTCTATTGTTTTCAATATTTATTCTTCTTATTTCATGTCGTACAGATGAAATTATAGTACGTGCTGAGGTAGAAGAAGGTCTTGCGAAACCTGAAAATACAGCCATTAAAGGTTTTTATGTATTGAATGAAGGGAATATGGGAAGTAATAAATGCACCCTGGATTTTTTTGATTATTCCACGGGGACCTATCACAGAAATATCTATGCAGAAATCAATCCAAATGTGGTGAAAGAGCTTGGAGACGTAGGAAATGATATTCAGATCTATGGCGGTAAAATGTATGTGATCGTGAATGTTTCTAATAAAATTGAAGTACTGGATGCCAAAACAGCAAAACGTATTAAGACAATCCCGTTGCAGAATTGCAGATACATCACTTTCAAAGATGGAAAAGCCTATGCAAGCAGCTATGCGGGTCCTGTAGATATTAATCCTAATGCTCCGAAAGGTAAGGTAGTGGAAATAGATACCGTTTCACTGTCTGTCCAGCGACAGGTGACCGTAGGTTATCAGCCAGAGGAAATGCAGATTGTGGGGAATCAGCTTTTCGTGGCCAATTCGGGAGGGTATATGGTTCCAAATTATGATAAAACGGTTTCTGTAATTGATTTGAATTCGTTCACAGAAACCAAGAAAATAGATGTTGCTATTAACCTTCATCGCTTGAAGAAAGACAGTTATGGAGATCTGTATGTAAGCTCCAGAGGTGATTATTATACAGTTCCTTCTACTTTATTTTTAATAGATGCAACAACAGGAAGTATAAAAAAAGATTTTCACCTCTCTGTAAGTGAAATGACGATTGTGAATGATAAATTGTATTTCTACGGAAACGAATTTAATTACAATACCCATACTTATAAAAAGTCTTTCGGAATAATAGATGTGAAGACCGAACAAATTATTTCCACCCAAATTATCGATCAGGAATATATAGATGCCATCAAAACACCCTACGGAATTGCCGTGAATCCTATTACAGAAGATATTTATATAACGGATGCCCGAAATTATGTTTCTATAGGATATGTCTACTGTTTTGATAAAAACGGAAAATTCAAATGGAAAACAGAGGGCGGAAATATTCCGGCGCACTTTGCTTTTTTGTATAAATAA
- the rpsT gene encoding 30S ribosomal protein S20, with the protein MANHKSALKRIRQNEVRKLRNRYYHKTARTALKVLRNEENKAAAAEQLPKVISLLDKLAKKNIIHKNKAANLKSKLTKHVNKLA; encoded by the coding sequence ATGGCAAATCATAAATCAGCATTAAAAAGAATCAGACAAAACGAAGTAAGAAAACTTCGTAACAGATACTACCACAAGACTGCTAGAACAGCTCTAAAGGTATTGAGAAATGAAGAAAACAAAGCTGCTGCAGCTGAGCAGTTGCCGAAAGTTATCTCTTTGTTGGATAAATTAGCTAAGAAAAACATTATCCACAAAAACAAAGCGGCTAACTTAAAAAGTAAATTAACTAAGCACGTTAATAAACTGGCTTAA
- a CDS encoding TonB-dependent receptor domain-containing protein produces the protein MTTYIQKEFYISSSNLYSITPNWDLSVSGDFQYNHLDADLINFTYPTRYTSLVALATTYQWERFKFLGSILGTFVQEKVELNSKSPDKREWTPALFLSYQPAIIPELTLRAFYKRIFRMPTFNDLYYTSIGNTYLKPEYTNQYNIGFTYQKSFSKAILQNLYVKVDGYYNKVEDKIIAAPNGSMFRWLMMNLGLVEIIGTDVNVQAELQAGNVLLKPLLSYTYQSAKDMSDPEDSFYKHQIPYTPWHSGTFTLMADYKDWSFNYSAMYVGKRYDGNQDNIKVNEVQPWYTHDLSVQKKFNWHRQQFKVSLEVNNVFNQYYDVVINYPMPGRNFKLILNYTL, from the coding sequence ATGACTACTTATATTCAAAAAGAGTTTTATATTTCATCATCCAATTTATATTCTATTACTCCTAATTGGGATTTGAGTGTGAGCGGTGACTTCCAGTATAATCATCTGGATGCTGATTTAATCAATTTTACCTATCCTACTCGTTATACCTCACTTGTGGCATTGGCAACCACCTATCAATGGGAGAGGTTTAAATTTTTAGGAAGTATTTTAGGAACATTTGTGCAGGAGAAAGTTGAATTAAATTCGAAATCTCCAGATAAAAGAGAGTGGACACCCGCATTATTTTTGAGCTATCAGCCTGCAATAATTCCTGAACTTACCCTTAGAGCTTTCTATAAAAGAATTTTCCGAATGCCCACCTTCAATGATCTGTACTATACGAGTATAGGGAATACCTACTTAAAACCTGAATATACCAATCAATACAATATCGGTTTTACCTATCAAAAATCTTTTAGTAAGGCAATTCTTCAAAATTTGTATGTGAAGGTAGATGGCTATTACAATAAAGTAGAAGATAAAATCATTGCTGCGCCCAACGGAAGCATGTTTCGATGGCTGATGATGAATCTTGGGTTGGTGGAGATTATTGGAACTGATGTAAATGTACAGGCAGAATTGCAAGCAGGAAATGTACTCTTAAAACCTTTATTGTCTTATACTTACCAAAGTGCAAAAGATATGAGTGATCCTGAAGATAGTTTTTATAAACATCAAATTCCTTACACGCCTTGGCATAGCGGAACTTTCACCTTAATGGCAGATTATAAAGATTGGAGTTTTAATTACAGTGCAATGTATGTAGGAAAAAGGTATGATGGGAATCAGGATAATATCAAGGTTAATGAAGTGCAGCCTTGGTATACCCATGATCTTTCGGTTCAGAAGAAGTTTAATTGGCATAGGCAGCAATTTAAGGTAAGCCTTGAAGTGAATAATGTTTTTAATCAATATTATGATGTGGTTATTAATTATCCCATGCCTGGAAGAAATTTTAAACTTATTTTAAATTATACACTATGA
- a CDS encoding cell surface protein — protein MKNNYFKYIKISLLSVLFIGISACKSDDDDFTFNGLEESYSIDRFKVLSIPTNVSANVTWSINDSIISQNSELEFISPTVDTYPLTLKVERNGNIQTYKSKIIVNQETGNYSKYISKVLDFKPAVGQFINDIPEYENGNNSAAMIQKANDYLVGGNSSMVTLGGYGGYVVFGFDHTIPNMNGRDFKVLGNAFFANGSTDRAGSCEPGIIMVAYDKNKNGKPDDNEWYEIAGSEYFKNTTTKDYTITYFKPNSNKVPVPGNEYWQTDVEYIKWEDNKGNSGFKTKNTFHSQSYYPLWLSDQSYGFSGTRLQDNFHDQSGSGTYWVGKSYDFGYADNAPNNDEASNIDISWAVDRNGKYVKLPGVDFVKVYTGVNQEAGWLGEVSTEVAGAYDLHLK, from the coding sequence ATGAAGAACAATTACTTTAAATATATAAAAATCTCACTTTTATCCGTATTGTTTATAGGAATTTCGGCCTGTAAAAGTGATGACGACGATTTTACTTTTAATGGTCTTGAAGAATCGTATTCTATTGACCGTTTTAAAGTCCTGAGTATTCCTACAAACGTATCAGCAAACGTAACATGGAGTATTAATGATTCTATTATTTCACAAAATTCAGAGCTGGAATTTATCAGTCCGACTGTTGATACCTATCCTTTAACGCTGAAAGTTGAAAGGAATGGCAATATTCAGACTTATAAATCAAAAATCATCGTCAACCAAGAGACCGGAAATTATAGCAAATATATTTCTAAGGTTTTAGATTTTAAACCGGCGGTCGGTCAGTTTATCAATGATATTCCGGAGTATGAAAACGGAAATAATTCGGCAGCGATGATTCAGAAAGCCAATGATTATCTCGTGGGAGGCAACTCTTCAATGGTTACCCTTGGTGGCTACGGCGGATATGTGGTGTTCGGATTCGATCATACGATTCCCAATATGAATGGCAGAGATTTTAAAGTGCTGGGAAATGCTTTTTTTGCCAACGGATCTACAGACCGCGCAGGATCTTGCGAGCCGGGAATCATCATGGTGGCTTATGATAAAAATAAAAACGGCAAGCCGGACGATAATGAATGGTACGAAATTGCAGGAAGCGAATATTTTAAAAATACAACAACAAAAGACTATACAATAACTTACTTCAAACCCAATAGTAATAAAGTTCCGGTTCCGGGGAATGAGTATTGGCAAACCGATGTGGAGTACATCAAATGGGAGGATAATAAGGGGAATTCTGGATTTAAAACAAAGAATACCTTCCATAGCCAAAGCTATTATCCGTTATGGCTTTCTGATCAATCTTACGGTTTTTCAGGAACCAGACTTCAGGATAATTTTCACGACCAAAGTGGAAGCGGAACGTATTGGGTAGGAAAATCCTACGATTTTGGATATGCAGACAATGCTCCGAACAATGACGAAGCCTCCAATATCGATATTTCCTGGGCGGTAGACCGAAACGGGAAATATGTAAAACTTCCGGGAGTCGATTTTGTGAAAGTATATACCGGTGTCAATCAGGAAGCAGGATGGCTGGGCGAAGTTTCTACGGAAGTTGCCGGAGCGTATGATTTACATCTCAAATAA
- a CDS encoding FadR/GntR family transcriptional regulator — MQIQRKTLAEEVAERLLEGILNDDYIIGEKLPIEPELMKIYGVGRSSIREAIKILLIKGILSVQQGVGTFVVSKNAQESLETQMDKARLEDVLEVRSILDAKIAGKAATHRTEEDLTTIKMYLDLRNTLATERKALECYEADVNFHVSIAKACGNSLLKEIFIIASKHILSSFEHRHNNDTEPFKISQNIHADLYEAIKNQSPEKAEFIAQQIVDRIY, encoded by the coding sequence ATGCAGATTCAAAGAAAGACCTTAGCCGAAGAAGTAGCCGAAAGATTGTTGGAAGGAATTCTGAATGATGATTATATTATTGGAGAAAAACTTCCGATTGAGCCCGAGCTGATGAAAATCTACGGAGTTGGGCGTTCCAGCATTCGGGAGGCGATAAAAATTTTACTAATTAAAGGAATTCTCAGCGTTCAGCAAGGCGTCGGAACTTTTGTTGTTTCTAAAAATGCACAGGAATCTTTGGAAACTCAAATGGATAAAGCAAGGCTTGAAGATGTATTGGAAGTAAGATCGATCCTGGATGCTAAAATTGCAGGAAAAGCGGCAACCCATCGTACAGAAGAAGATTTGACGACTATAAAAATGTATTTAGATCTAAGAAATACATTAGCGACTGAAAGAAAGGCACTGGAATGTTATGAGGCAGATGTGAATTTTCACGTCTCTATCGCTAAAGCCTGCGGAAATAGTTTATTGAAAGAAATCTTTATCATCGCCAGTAAGCATATCCTGAGTTCCTTTGAGCATCGTCATAACAACGACACGGAGCCTTTTAAAATCTCGCAGAATATACATGCTGATCTTTATGAGGCCATTAAAAACCAGAGCCCGGAAAAGGCCGAATTTATTGCTCAACAAATTGTTGACCGAATTTATTAA